TGACCGGCCCGAAAGCTTGGCccaaaatagcgggttttgAACAGAAAACTTCGCCATGAAGTTCGACCTGACCCGACCTAATGGACAGAAGTTTTAAGGCATGGCCTGACCCAAACCCGGCCCGGACCACAATTTTGTCAGGTCTGAAGTCAAGGTTACTTACTAACTTGTTTGTGTTCTACTTTCTTCCATTTTGCAGCTCAATTATCCATCAGCAATCACATCATTTGAGCAGATCACACATTTTGCCAAGGGAAAGAGGCTTGCACTCTTTTTGGACTACGATGGAACTCTGTCACCCATTGTAGATAATCCTGACATGGCTTTCATGTCTGAAGATGTAAGTACTAATCCTTCTTCAAACTACCAGGATATATAAACAATCAATATAGATCATTGTCCTAGTCTTCCGTTCTCTTTGGTTTAGCCCTTCAATTATTAACCGGCAATGATTTTTCCCACAGATGCGTTCTGCTGTAAAAAACGTTTCCAAACTGTTTCCAACGGCAATAATCAGTGGAAGAAGTCGTGATAAGGTGATTAATACTTATTCACTTTCTTGTCCACAAACCTTACTCAATTAGTGTGAATATGTCCCTAACTTTATGTGTTGTTGTTCATGCAGGTTTATGAGTTTGTAGGATTGACTGAACTCTTTTATGCCGGTAGTCATGGGATGGACATTATGAGCCCCGTGAAAGGCTCTGATGCCTTTAATGGACACCCTAATTGTGTCAAGTTAACTGACAAGCAGGTACGGCTATATACATgtataaatttgtcaaagatTTGATTAGAATTCATATTTGGAAGAAAGATTAAATGGGGGGAAAGGGAAATCAGACCTGATCAACACAAGCATGGCCCGCTGGCCCTGCCCGAAATTTGCGGGCGTGGACAGAATTTCAGGGTTGATTTCTGGCTTGGCCCGGTCTGAAAGTTAAAAAAATTTGACGGACTTTGGGCAACGTAAAACTACATTTTTAGTTACAAATATGTCCCAGCCCAAAATAACCCGAAAGGCCCGCTATTTTAGGCCCGAATAGCGGGGTTGTGCACAAAAATGGCCTAAATCTTGGCCCGCCCCGTATTTTGATAGGTCTTGGGGAAAATATACCTGACTACTCTCCGTTTTGTTTTTTGATTTCTGTAGGGTAAGGAAGCTGTCCTATTCCAGCCTGCTAGTGAATTCGTGCCTATGATCGAAGAGGTAATGCTGCCTCCTTTAACATTAGTTAACGTACACATTTGCTGTTCTTTAATTATGTCGAAGTCACTATTTAACATAATCAAGGTGTAATTTTCTTAATCTTGTTTACCAATTCTATGCAGGTTTATGCATCCCTTGTTGAGACTACTAGAGAAATTAAGGGTGCAACGGTTGAGAACAACAAGTTTTGCGTTTCAGTTCATTATCGCAATGTAGAAGAAAAGGTATACAATGGTTTTTAATTCCCTTGGCATAAACACTTGCATTTCTTGGTTTATTATTATGGTATTTGTGTAATTGTGTTAGTGCTAATTGTGTTTTACTTGAATGTTGCAGAATTGGAAGACTATTGCTCTGCGTGTGTGCGCTATACTAAAAGAATACCCACGTCTTCGACTAACTCATGGGCGGAAGGTTTTAGAAATCCGCCCTGTGATTAATTGGAACAAGGGCAAAGCTGTTGAATTTTTGCTGGAGTCCCTTGGTGAGTAGTTATTCTATGACTTCCTTATTAAAAATTAGATTACAGAACAGCACTGTATATTCACCTGATCGTCTTAAGCCCGACCCGCAGCCCGACAGCAGGGTTTGGCAGAAATTTTGGGCCCGAATGGGGGCAAAtatagcgggttttgggcagaaACAACAGGACTGTTACGACTGTATATAATAGACATGCTGGGCTGATTTTTTTGCCTGAGCCCAGCtcgccttttgatcaggtctaactGTATCAAGAGTATGGCAATTCCTGCATGTTTTATCTTAAGCCCGGCACGGCCCAAAATATTAGGCCTGTTTTGGCAAAAATAGCGGCTATTGGGCAGAAACAACAGGattgtatgtatgtatataGACATGACGGGCTGATTTTTTTGCCTGCGGCCAGGCCCAAAAATAGTGGGTTTTGGGCAGAAAGAACAGGATTTCATGTCTGTATATCGACATGATGGGCTGATATTTTTCCTGTGGCCCGGCCCGCACCAGGCCCGCTTATTGATCAGGTCTATCTGTCTGCGGAGTATGACAGTTCCTGCAAGTGTTATAACCTGATGTTGGAAATATATTGCAGGGCTAAGCGACTCTGATGAAGTGCTTCCAATATATGTTGGGGATGATCGCACTGATGAGGATGCTTTTAAGGTAATTTTTCGTGATTAAAAATACATGAAATATATACGAGCTCTGCTTGATTTTAATGATCATTTACTGAATCCATAAACTGTTTTTCCGTGTGCAGTTCCTGAGAGAGGAAAATAGAGGATACGGTATTTTGGTGTCTTCTATTCCCAAAGAAAGTAACGCGTTCTATTCCCTAAAGAATCCATCTGAGGTATATGCCTAATGCAGTAGGAGTACCGCCTTTTTTTAAAAgcaatgataaaaaaaaacattagttATGTGTCGTGTCATGGGCTGGGGGCCTGGCCCACATCGAGCCCATACTGTCTCGTGTCGTGTCGGGCTGGGCCGGGCCGAAAAGTTCAAAACATGGGTCATGTTCGACCCAAGCCCATGGGCTGTCGGGTCGAGCCGTCGTGCCTGAGccaaattttactaaatttagcatgCTTTGTCAAGTCGTGTCGTATTTTTCCAATAAAAATGCGGCCCAGGCCCGACCCACGATTTCGTGCTTGTGCCGGGGTGGGCTTTTTTCGTCCCGGGTTGGGGTCATCTTTAGTTGTATTATAATTGGTGGTAATTTTTTTGATGTTTTCGGACTGAAATCCAAACTTAGCATGCTTCGTTGTGTTTGGTCGGgtcgtgccttgtcgtgctttttccaaaaaaatggcCCAAGCCCGTCCCACGACATCGTGCTCGTCCCGGGTCGGGCCTCGGGATGGCCCATAGTCATCTTTAGTTGTCTTATAATTGCTGGTTAATATTTTGATCTTTTCGGACTGTAATCCAAACTCTGTGACCGGTTTTCCCTCAATCAGACGAGTAATCTTACACTGCATGACCAATTTTATGCAGGTTATGGAGTTTCTGAAGGCACTTGTGACTTGGAAGTCGGGTTTTGCTCTAGATTAACTACTTCAACAAACTAGAAAAGTATATTCTAACCTTACATAAATATGATCAATCAAGctgaaaaaaagaacaaaaaatagtaccattacataaatatatatatatatatatatatactacaaTATGGGAAGAAATCAATCATATAGAAGAACTGTAAACCAGTTTCGGTGCAAAGGCTTAGCGCGTGCTGCAGAAGAAGAAGATTCATCagttcatcatcttcttcctcagTACCAATTTTGTTTGTGCAATTTTTTGTAAATCCCTTTTTCCTTTGTATAATTTCTAGCCCTTGTATTTAGAAGCAGTTTGATTAAGGTGCTTAATTTTTTTCCATTTAGAGTTTAGTACCTTAATTAAGCTTCCAAGTTTAGGGTAGtcagttttttttctttaagtACTTCCCATATTAGGTTATTATTAGATGGggtaattagggtttcaaattctTTCATTTGTGAAATGTGTATTGTTCACTTTTTTCGGGGAAAAAAAGAAGTTTCGATGAAGTAAAATTTCTACGAAGTACAAGTTAGTTTTTTTGTCAAGACGTTTAAGAAGAAAGGAAAAAGAGAAGTGGTAATGTACTAATGTTTTGTGTCAATAAGTAAATGTTTATTatgtttcattttattttggtttttaatATAATGTTATCAAATTTCATTATTAATCcgtattatttatgttgaaagTAATTCATGTTATTAGTCCGATTTTTGTTCATTTTGTGTTCTTTACATCAATTGCTTATTTCTTAATTTCCTACCAATTGATTATTTATTCATTTAGGCTCCAAATGGGCTGGTTATGGGTCAATTGTGTTTTGGCCCAATAAGTAAAATGGTTGGGCCAATATTTGAGATGATGGTTCGAAAATATCATTGATACACACCATATGCGTTGGTGCTTTCGGAAGGTTCTAAAGTGCTTCGAAAGGCGCTAATTCTTGGTAGAAGTGGCAAGAACCCTTTTATACATATTTGTAAAaccttagttttttttttttggaggtgAGAACATTCTATAGACTTAGAATATTCTAGGCTAGAAGTAGTGGCGGAGCCACGGTGCCCTCAGTGGGGTCCTTGACCccacttgaattttttttttatatagttaaaatttcaattttttttttaaaaataaataattttagtgaaagtttcatcaatttttaaatagtgaCCCCACTATCTCAAATTTCTGGATCCGCTACTGGCTAGAAGTTTATAAAGACTAAGGGGCTTATAAATAGCCATCAAGAATTCAAGACCGTCATATGTGCATTTAACCAACACATTTATAATTTCTCTTAAGCAATACAAAACATTCTTTCAAGCCCTCTTGTTTACTAACTTCCTTAGTTTTTTGGTAGATTATGACGTTAATTCCCTGCATGCACATTAGCAGATACGGATATTTGTAtgaaaaaggctaaaactggatGTATTAGAAAATAATAGCCATCTACTACATTATATCTGCAGAAAAAACAAGGCTGCATAactcaaaaaaattaaatgtatGCTTGAGTTTTAGCCGTTTTGGTTTTAAAATTAAGCAACATATAAATTTAAAAAGGTGAAAAATATTATCTTAAATACAATTAGGAGGATATTAGATGCATGAATTACAGAGTACTAGTTATCAGTAGCTTCATGGGCTGATAAGCTAGGCTTACCTCGAAATAATAATGAACAATCTGTTCAAaacaaaagtca
This genomic stretch from Spinacia oleracea cultivar Varoflay chromosome 3, BTI_SOV_V1, whole genome shotgun sequence harbors:
- the LOC110782373 gene encoding trehalose-phosphate phosphatase A: MDLKTPVLADPAPIKKSRLSLHSSLLPYSPQPQRALFTTGMLLSIPRKKTGVLDDVRAAAWLDSMKSSSPPPKKFPYDANPEQDSSDVDVAYRAWTLNYPSAITSFEQITHFAKGKRLALFLDYDGTLSPIVDNPDMAFMSEDMRSAVKNVSKLFPTAIISGRSRDKVYEFVGLTELFYAGSHGMDIMSPVKGSDAFNGHPNCVKLTDKQGKEAVLFQPASEFVPMIEEVYASLVETTREIKGATVENNKFCVSVHYRNVEEKNWKTIALRVCAILKEYPRLRLTHGRKVLEIRPVINWNKGKAVEFLLESLGLSDSDEVLPIYVGDDRTDEDAFKFLREENRGYGILVSSIPKESNAFYSLKNPSEVMEFLKALVTWKSGFALD